A section of the bacterium SCSIO 12696 genome encodes:
- a CDS encoding S9 family peptidase, translating to MRYLFLAAACLLTGFSAAADREKSVVTAVDMVSLPLISNVSLAPNGRYVVYTLRETDWGKNRHVDSYILHNIESGESREILKPERKGERFSTVNWSPDSKHFLLLREQDSKKEGVADQQAYLYNVRRNTTRKLTRHELSVQNPLWVADGSGFYFRSNQKKTKVANKKYATAIEAYDNPTSRELWFFSVSGGKSAQIISGSYTVGDFNVASDNGDVLYARAPSRLSDDQQQRELYLFSPASNQSQRLTNNSYRESNAKLSPNGQSFAYIATVNDSGEHYYQDNLFVQKVGAKKAQLIFPEENIEVMDYHWTKDGKAVFVLGNSGLRNQLYRYDLGKQKLTQITRGDHELGAWSFSPQTGTHVFRLENSLNPGELHRLTADGELTQITHVYKDFNQNKLLGHQEAFTWKGADGKTVEGLLVYPVNYQQGERFPLVTITHGGPRSSSQFGSWNVSRSIPVFSGQGYGVFLPNHRGGTGYGDEFMRDMVGAYFRNADKDVMLGIDALIDAGLADSNKLLKHGWSAGGHMVNWLITQTDRFKAASSGAGAADWDSMYGESDVRHSRTFNFGGSPWQKDAPLDVYRQQSPMYQAYKATTPTLFWAGEKDVRVPPTQSILMYRAVKAAGVDTHLYIADGEPHNFGKPRNQLFKINTELGWYGQYIGQPYQPTFPDEK from the coding sequence ATGCGTTATTTGTTCTTGGCAGCAGCGTGCTTGCTGACAGGTTTTTCTGCGGCTGCGGATCGAGAAAAGTCAGTAGTCACCGCAGTAGATATGGTTTCATTGCCATTGATATCAAACGTCAGCTTGGCCCCTAATGGTCGTTACGTGGTTTACACCCTTCGTGAGACAGATTGGGGCAAAAATCGCCACGTTGATAGCTATATTTTACACAACATAGAATCGGGAGAATCTCGAGAAATTCTCAAACCTGAGCGTAAGGGTGAACGATTTTCTACGGTCAATTGGTCGCCGGATAGCAAGCATTTTTTATTGCTTCGTGAGCAGGATTCAAAAAAGGAAGGTGTCGCTGATCAGCAGGCGTATCTTTACAATGTACGTAGGAACACTACTAGAAAGTTGACTCGTCACGAACTGTCTGTGCAGAACCCACTATGGGTAGCGGACGGCTCGGGTTTTTATTTTCGCAGTAACCAAAAAAAAACCAAGGTGGCTAATAAAAAGTACGCTACCGCCATCGAGGCTTACGATAACCCCACAAGTAGAGAGCTGTGGTTCTTTAGCGTTTCTGGAGGTAAGTCCGCACAGATAATCAGCGGTTCTTATACCGTAGGCGATTTTAATGTGGCCTCTGACAATGGCGATGTTCTGTACGCTCGTGCTCCCTCACGTCTCTCTGATGATCAGCAACAACGGGAGCTCTATCTCTTCTCGCCCGCCAGCAATCAAAGTCAACGTCTGACCAATAATAGCTACAGAGAGTCCAATGCCAAACTGTCTCCGAACGGGCAGTCTTTCGCTTACATCGCCACGGTAAACGACAGCGGTGAGCACTATTATCAAGACAACTTGTTTGTGCAGAAAGTTGGTGCGAAAAAAGCGCAATTAATTTTCCCTGAAGAAAATATAGAAGTGATGGATTATCACTGGACCAAAGATGGGAAAGCTGTGTTTGTGCTGGGTAATAGTGGCCTGCGCAACCAGCTGTATCGCTACGATCTTGGTAAGCAAAAATTAACCCAGATCACCCGCGGAGACCATGAGCTGGGCGCATGGAGCTTTAGTCCGCAGACAGGCACTCATGTTTTTAGATTGGAAAATTCGCTCAACCCTGGTGAATTGCATCGCCTTACCGCCGATGGTGAGCTGACTCAAATTACTCATGTGTACAAAGACTTTAACCAGAACAAACTGTTGGGCCACCAGGAAGCGTTTACCTGGAAGGGCGCTGACGGCAAAACCGTAGAGGGTTTACTGGTATACCCGGTGAACTACCAGCAGGGCGAGCGCTTTCCGTTGGTGACCATTACCCACGGTGGGCCTAGATCATCTTCGCAGTTTGGTTCTTGGAATGTGTCCCGCTCAATACCGGTTTTTTCCGGGCAAGGCTACGGGGTATTTTTGCCCAATCACAGAGGTGGCACTGGTTATGGTGATGAGTTTATGCGCGATATGGTGGGCGCTTATTTTCGCAATGCGGATAAAGATGTGATGTTAGGGATTGACGCATTGATTGATGCGGGCTTGGCAGATTCAAACAAACTGCTGAAACACGGTTGGAGTGCCGGGGGGCATATGGTCAACTGGCTGATTACCCAAACTGATCGGTTTAAAGCGGCGTCGTCTGGTGCCGGTGCTGCGGACTGGGATTCCATGTACGGTGAGAGTGATGTGCGCCATTCACGAACCTTTAATTTTGGCGGCTCTCCCTGGCAGAAAGATGCCCCTCTGGATGTGTATCGTCAGCAGTCACCAATGTATCAGGCCTACAAAGCTACTACGCCAACCCTGTTCTGGGCTGGTGAAAAAGATGTGCGAGTTCCGCCAACCCAGAGCATTTTGATGTATCGAGCGGTAAAAGCAGCGGGGGTTGATACTCATTTGTATATTGCTGATGGAGAGCCCCATAACTTTGGTAAGCCGCGCAACCAGCTTTTTAAAATTAACACTGAGCTTGGTTGGTACGGTCAATATATTGGCCAGCCATACCAGCCAACGTTTCCCGACGAAAAATAA
- a CDS encoding TonB-dependent receptor — MKNKLAYQVLPITLFALDGMSTFAYGQEDSAKEGANKREIQEEVVVTGTRSSIANSILSKKDAASISDSLSADDAGRFPDNNIAEALARIPGVSFQRDNDTSDGEFISIRGLDTSFNTVLNDGLRLGTADEFRRTPLNVVSGDGVSNIVVTKAPLPEHASEGIGGIVDIRTRGALERREGGSISLENINNSFAEDNGYRYSANFAKHFTEDFGFNLSASFRRRFSDNLQINPSTTVPEVLFPQTFTAADGSTVVLDDADTIEDALELVPTDFIDIENFTTEQVDYEAADIERDNINVSGSFQWNVTDTTTLTLGGRYSETESDEIISNIEFDVDNDDFDTVDGVVRRTFDDPEITFEGQIEDEFESQSSIFLRGETVLEKWTFNYIAGSSRAFRENPILSIDFTNDFDDVPGGTNDNAVAFAPFNLDASPFVAPVPGAQDVFTRALDPFCLDDDGEACGEINDFDEELQDSEENKRFSLKFDAERSFDDDGVLQSIKFGVQYERSEFTDLVITLSNTDDLLSETGEYLGTVDTFPDNNAVAGDLGVFTRDIRTFGPIDNPFANIGFNGIPVFDGDGLRNIRNNFRNGFFASGDDPQNVELTEAVEKFYSAYVQAKLKFGDWDIVGGFRMEQYQADLSAPADFTAGVFFEETPGNGDSVNLTPPDLEQNLTDTDNFEFLPRIAATYNIADNLLFRASYTTSIARPTFDLLAASIEGDFDVDLNDGVAAATATLADVDQVEADFELGNPDLKNAYSQNFDLSLEYYIDAQNAITAAVFYKKIDDFIFSNFATDTNFNAGGNFDPAELLNNVPFTGEGAALIDQLGGFDALLSSPNATVNIIQSQNGGKADVFGLELGFYHTFSYLPGWLQNAGVIANFTFQESSTDINLGSLGDPDLAVDDPEQNILVQLGLADIGDPLIQEFSFFNSPEEVANVALFYDSSDFEAALSYRYSGIQLEEIEAFGISQYQQERGFLDFTAEYKLRNLDFGPLNRLTFYFRASDLTDSGRKFSVNETRGRSDRFSDLATYNGRTFRFGIRARF, encoded by the coding sequence GTGAAAAACAAACTGGCTTACCAAGTACTGCCGATTACATTGTTTGCTTTGGATGGCATGTCGACGTTTGCCTATGGGCAGGAGGACAGCGCCAAAGAAGGTGCGAACAAGCGGGAAATTCAGGAGGAAGTGGTGGTTACTGGCACGCGGAGCTCGATTGCCAATTCCATTCTCAGTAAAAAAGATGCTGCCTCCATATCAGATTCGCTGTCTGCGGATGATGCCGGTCGCTTTCCGGATAACAACATCGCCGAAGCCCTGGCTCGTATTCCAGGTGTTTCTTTCCAGCGAGATAACGATACCAGTGACGGTGAATTCATTTCTATTCGTGGTTTGGATACATCGTTTAACACAGTTTTGAATGATGGACTGCGCCTGGGAACGGCAGATGAGTTTCGCCGCACACCGCTGAACGTTGTTAGCGGCGACGGAGTCAGCAATATCGTGGTGACGAAAGCACCTTTGCCAGAACACGCTTCAGAAGGCATTGGCGGTATCGTCGATATCCGTACTCGCGGCGCTCTTGAGCGCAGAGAAGGTGGCAGCATCAGCCTGGAGAATATCAATAACAGCTTTGCGGAAGATAACGGTTATCGTTACTCCGCCAACTTTGCCAAGCACTTTACCGAAGATTTTGGTTTTAATCTGTCGGCGTCATTCCGTCGGCGTTTTAGTGACAATTTGCAGATTAACCCGTCTACAACCGTGCCGGAAGTGCTGTTTCCGCAGACCTTTACAGCAGCGGATGGCTCAACAGTCGTTCTGGATGATGCCGATACCATTGAAGATGCATTAGAGCTAGTACCGACAGATTTTATTGACATTGAGAACTTTACTACCGAGCAAGTTGACTATGAAGCAGCAGATATTGAGCGAGATAACATCAACGTATCGGGTAGTTTTCAATGGAATGTCACTGATACTACCACGCTAACCCTCGGTGGCCGCTACAGTGAAACGGAAAGTGATGAAATTATTTCCAATATTGAATTCGATGTGGATAACGATGATTTCGACACAGTGGACGGTGTTGTAAGAAGAACTTTTGACGATCCCGAAATCACCTTCGAAGGTCAGATTGAAGATGAGTTTGAAAGTCAGTCATCAATTTTTCTGCGCGGTGAAACAGTGCTCGAAAAATGGACGTTCAATTATATTGCAGGTTCTTCCAGGGCATTCAGAGAAAACCCTATCCTATCGATCGATTTTACCAATGATTTTGATGATGTCCCGGGAGGCACTAACGATAACGCAGTAGCTTTTGCGCCTTTTAATTTGGACGCTAGCCCCTTTGTTGCACCGGTTCCGGGTGCTCAGGACGTGTTTACCAGGGCCCTTGATCCGTTTTGCTTGGATGATGACGGTGAAGCCTGTGGTGAAATCAATGACTTCGATGAAGAATTGCAAGATTCTGAGGAAAATAAACGCTTTTCACTTAAATTTGATGCTGAGCGTTCCTTTGATGACGACGGTGTATTGCAGAGTATTAAATTTGGCGTGCAGTACGAACGCTCCGAATTCACAGACTTGGTAATTACTTTATCTAATACAGATGACTTATTGAGCGAAACTGGTGAATACCTAGGAACAGTTGATACCTTTCCAGACAATAATGCTGTGGCAGGAGACTTAGGTGTCTTTACTCGCGATATTCGCACTTTTGGCCCCATTGATAACCCATTCGCAAATATCGGATTTAACGGTATTCCAGTATTTGATGGTGATGGCCTGCGCAATATACGCAACAACTTCCGTAATGGTTTTTTTGCATCTGGTGATGATCCTCAGAATGTTGAACTCACCGAAGCGGTTGAAAAATTTTACTCTGCTTATGTGCAAGCCAAGCTCAAATTTGGCGACTGGGATATTGTCGGCGGGTTCCGCATGGAACAATATCAGGCAGATTTGTCAGCTCCGGCAGATTTTACGGCCGGTGTATTTTTTGAAGAAACGCCCGGTAATGGCGATTCTGTAAATTTGACCCCGCCGGACTTGGAGCAAAATTTAACAGATACAGATAATTTTGAGTTCTTACCGCGAATAGCAGCGACCTATAATATTGCCGATAATCTGTTGTTCCGCGCGTCATACACCACTTCTATTGCACGGCCGACATTTGATCTCCTCGCTGCCTCCATCGAGGGTGACTTTGACGTTGATTTAAACGATGGTGTTGCAGCTGCTACGGCCACTTTGGCAGATGTTGACCAAGTTGAAGCAGATTTTGAGTTGGGCAACCCAGATTTGAAAAATGCTTATTCACAAAATTTTGACTTATCGCTGGAGTATTACATTGATGCTCAAAATGCTATAACCGCTGCTGTTTTTTACAAAAAAATTGATGATTTTATCTTCAGTAATTTTGCTACCGATACTAATTTCAATGCCGGCGGAAATTTTGATCCGGCTGAGCTGCTAAATAATGTTCCTTTTACTGGAGAAGGTGCCGCCTTAATTGATCAACTTGGTGGCTTTGACGCGTTACTAAGTTCTCCAAATGCGACAGTGAATATCATCCAATCTCAAAATGGTGGTAAAGCAGATGTCTTCGGTCTAGAACTTGGCTTTTATCATACATTTAGTTACTTGCCGGGTTGGTTGCAAAATGCAGGAGTTATTGCCAACTTTACTTTCCAAGAAAGCTCCACAGATATTAACTTAGGGTCTCTGGGTGATCCGGATCTTGCTGTAGATGATCCTGAGCAAAATATTTTAGTGCAACTTGGTCTGGCCGATATAGGGGATCCATTAATTCAGGAGTTCTCATTCTTTAATTCTCCTGAAGAAGTAGCCAATGTGGCACTGTTCTACGACAGTTCCGATTTCGAAGCGGCTCTCAGCTACCGCTATTCCGGTATACAGCTGGAAGAAATCGAAGCGTTTGGTATCAGCCAGTATCAGCAAGAAAGGGGTTTTCTGGATTTTACCGCCGAGTACAAACTGCGCAATCTGGATTTCGGCCCACTGAATCGTCTCACTTTTTACTTTCGAGCCAGCGATCTGACTGACAGCGGGCGTAAGTTTTCAGTAAACGAAACTCGTGGCCGTTCCGACCGCTTTAGTGACCTTGCCACTTACAATGGCCGGACTTTCCGATTCGGAATACGCGCGCGCTTTTAA
- a CDS encoding YicC family protein gives MPRSMTAFARQSAQYDWGNITWEIRSVNHRHLELDIRLPETVRELEMALREQARKQLHRGKVGCYLQLQLENNNQSVDLNLDLAKRYIDASQQIGALMGNPAQVSPLDVLCHPGVLREPEVDAEQLKQAVKELFGQALEQLGNVREREGEKLKAMVEQRLNSIGEEVSTVRTRLPELMAAQREKILNRLGELKGELDNDRIEQELVHLAQKADVDEELDRLEAHLGEIRHILTRSGQVGRRLDFLMQELNREANTLSSKSTATDTTNSAVELKVLIEQMREQIQNIE, from the coding sequence ATGCCCCGCAGTATGACCGCCTTTGCCCGCCAGTCCGCCCAATACGATTGGGGCAACATCACTTGGGAGATTCGCTCCGTTAACCACCGTCACTTGGAACTCGATATACGTTTGCCAGAGACGGTTCGCGAGTTGGAGATGGCGCTTCGAGAACAGGCCCGAAAGCAGCTGCACAGGGGTAAGGTGGGCTGCTACTTGCAGCTACAACTGGAAAATAACAATCAATCGGTGGATCTCAACCTGGATCTGGCCAAGCGTTATATAGATGCCAGCCAACAGATCGGCGCCTTGATGGGCAACCCCGCTCAAGTATCTCCCCTCGACGTGCTGTGCCACCCCGGCGTACTTCGAGAACCGGAAGTGGATGCCGAGCAGTTAAAACAAGCCGTCAAAGAATTGTTTGGTCAAGCTCTGGAACAGCTAGGTAACGTGCGAGAGCGTGAAGGCGAAAAGCTAAAAGCCATGGTGGAGCAGCGTTTAAACAGCATTGGCGAAGAAGTGAGCACTGTGCGCACTCGCCTTCCGGAGTTGATGGCCGCTCAACGGGAGAAAATTCTCAATCGCCTGGGGGAACTGAAAGGGGAGCTGGACAACGACCGGATTGAGCAAGAGCTAGTGCACTTAGCCCAAAAGGCCGATGTGGATGAAGAGCTGGATCGCCTGGAAGCTCACCTGGGAGAAATCCGCCATATTCTTACCCGTTCGGGGCAAGTCGGGCGACGCTTGGACTTTTTGATGCAGGAGCTCAACCGAGAAGCCAACACTCTATCATCAAAATCCACCGCCACCGACACCACCAATTCCGCTGTAGAATTGAAGGTTCTGATTGAGCAGATGCGCGAGCAGATTCAAAATATTGAATGA
- a CDS encoding MBL fold metallo-hydrolase, with translation MMIKRTAALSVLLTVSLAAVSLVAEARKPAKIEQITDHITVLKAGGGNITLFSGSDGLFVADTGAAHSRDRMLNAVKSVSDQPVRFVVNTHWHFDHVGNNDGLHTPKHNHHAVVIAHENVRKRMAAGQYIPGLDRTTGPAPEDALPVITYTSGSDSAPTIVHFNGEKVQVFAVDPAHTDGDSFVFWPTSNVIHSGDLFFNGIWPLIDDSSGGNIDGVISAAQKMLALSDNNTQIVPGHGPVASKADLQHYLNMLNAVAQRVKAAKAQNKTLKGWLAENPLQDMEEEWGDGFLSTVRFIGAVWRGL, from the coding sequence ATGATGATAAAACGCACTGCCGCTTTGAGTGTCTTGCTCACCGTATCACTAGCTGCTGTATCACTGGTCGCTGAAGCCCGTAAACCGGCGAAAATTGAACAAATTACCGACCACATCACCGTACTCAAAGCCGGGGGAGGCAACATCACTCTGTTCAGCGGCAGCGATGGCCTGTTTGTCGCAGATACCGGGGCTGCCCACTCCCGTGACAGAATGCTCAACGCGGTCAAATCAGTATCTGACCAACCGGTGCGTTTTGTGGTCAACACCCATTGGCATTTTGACCACGTGGGCAACAACGATGGCCTGCACACCCCCAAACACAACCACCACGCGGTGGTAATCGCCCACGAAAACGTGCGCAAACGCATGGCCGCAGGGCAGTACATACCTGGCCTCGACCGCACCACCGGGCCTGCTCCGGAAGATGCACTGCCAGTTATTACCTACACCAGTGGCTCCGATAGCGCACCGACCATCGTCCACTTCAACGGCGAAAAGGTGCAGGTTTTTGCCGTAGACCCCGCACATACAGATGGTGATTCTTTTGTGTTCTGGCCCACCTCTAATGTGATCCACAGCGGTGATCTGTTTTTTAATGGCATCTGGCCACTGATTGACGACAGCTCTGGCGGCAACATTGACGGAGTCATTAGCGCTGCTCAAAAAATGCTTGCCCTAAGCGACAATAATACCCAGATCGTTCCCGGCCACGGCCCTGTCGCCAGCAAAGCCGATTTGCAACACTACCTGAACATGCTCAACGCGGTGGCTCAGAGAGTAAAGGCCGCCAAAGCGCAGAATAAAACCCTGAAAGGCTGGCTGGCTGAAAACCCGCTGCAAGACATGGAAGAAGAATGGGGCGATGGTTTCCTATCCACCGTGCGCTTTATCGGCGCGGTATGGCGTGGGTTATAA
- the gmk gene encoding guanylate kinase, translated as MSLRGTLYTISAPSGAGKTSLVAALLERCDQLQVSISHTTRAMRPGEQDGVNYHFVSTDTFTTMLGQSDFLEHAQVFGNYYGTSQQWVEDTLATGTDVILEIDWQGAEQVRRLIPGTVGIFILPPSREALRQRLTGRGQDDDSVIEKRMAEADSEMSHYPEADYLVINDDFNTALGQLQAIIECQRLQLGQQQARHQAMLERLCQNTL; from the coding sequence ATGTCCCTACGCGGCACTCTGTATACCATTTCTGCACCCTCTGGCGCCGGCAAAACCAGCCTGGTAGCGGCACTCTTGGAACGCTGTGACCAATTGCAAGTTTCCATCAGCCACACCACCCGCGCCATGCGCCCAGGGGAGCAGGACGGCGTGAACTATCACTTTGTCAGCACCGACACCTTTACCACCATGTTGGGCCAGAGCGACTTTCTGGAACACGCCCAAGTATTTGGCAACTACTACGGCACCTCCCAACAGTGGGTGGAAGACACGCTGGCAACGGGTACCGATGTCATTCTGGAAATCGATTGGCAAGGCGCTGAACAAGTACGTCGACTGATACCGGGCACGGTGGGTATTTTTATCCTGCCCCCTTCCCGCGAGGCACTGCGCCAGCGGCTCACGGGTCGCGGCCAGGATGATGACAGCGTGATTGAAAAGCGCATGGCAGAAGCCGACAGCGAAATGTCCCACTACCCGGAAGCGGATTACCTAGTTATTAACGACGATTTTAATACTGCGCTTGGGCAACTACAGGCCATTATCGAGTGTCAGCGCCTACAACTGGGCCAGCAACAGGCACGCCACCAGGCGATGTTGGAGAGGCTGTGTCAAAACACCCTATAA
- the rpoZ gene encoding DNA-directed RNA polymerase subunit omega, with the protein MARITVEDCLDHVDNRFELVLVGAKRARQISVGGKEPEVAWENDKPTVVALREIEQGIVTSDILAQEDTSEDDLLALDTLAQDIAQEVETAAPPVGDI; encoded by the coding sequence ATGGCACGTATTACTGTAGAAGATTGTCTGGATCACGTAGACAACCGTTTTGAACTGGTACTGGTTGGCGCCAAACGCGCACGCCAGATTTCTGTTGGTGGCAAAGAACCGGAAGTCGCCTGGGAAAACGACAAGCCCACAGTGGTGGCACTGCGTGAAATCGAACAGGGAATCGTGACCTCAGACATCCTGGCCCAAGAAGATACCAGCGAAGATGACCTGCTGGCTCTGGATACACTGGCACAGGATATCGCCCAGGAAGTGGAAACCGCTGCGCCCCCTGTTGGCGACATCTAG
- a CDS encoding RelA/SpoT family protein, protein MSLIDPLSSKLSSYLETSQVKKVVRAYRFAEQCHQGQYRQSGEPYITHPVAVAHILADMHMDHESLMASLLHDVIEDTSATKGQISRRFGKTVAELVDGVSKLTEIEFSSKAEQQAENFQKMTLAMAKDIRVVLVKLADRLHNMRTLDVLNPKKKRRIARETLEIYAPIAQRLGMNDIRVEFEELGFNALHPLRSKRMREARKAARGNRTELLTEIQQTIELELERENIDCEVSGREKHLWSIYQKMVQKKKSFKEIMDVFAFRIVVDSVDNCYRTLGLIHNLFKPVPGEFKDYVAIPKANGYQSLHTVLIGRHGVPIEVQIRTRDMDTMANYGIAAHWLYKSNDDETPLSNHSRASRWVQGLLELQQTAGNPMEFIEHVKTDLFPDEIYVFTPKGKIIELPSGATPVDFAYAVHTDVGNRCIACEVDGHLSSLSHPLNSGQKVRVITAKSAQPNPTWLNFVVTAKARSAVRHFLKKQEHQESVTLGKKLLDRALENFGSSYPEIRKSWVKRLLKTTEAPSFEFILQQIGLGERMAFAVANLMLPPSKRKPELANSGAPILLDTSEAMLISYARCCRPIPGDPIVGHLSSGRGMVIHRESCRNLAGIRGNPEQSMPVSWSKDVQGEFPVECHVEVTTERGIVATLAARITEQDATIDQITIHEQSVQVSTVKLVLGVRGRLHLANILRRIRSLHAVRRVTRMKN, encoded by the coding sequence TTGTCGCTTATAGACCCGCTCAGCAGCAAACTCTCCTCCTACCTGGAAACCAGCCAGGTAAAAAAAGTAGTTCGCGCCTATCGCTTTGCCGAGCAGTGCCATCAAGGCCAGTATCGGCAGAGCGGCGAACCCTACATCACCCACCCTGTGGCCGTGGCCCATATCCTCGCGGATATGCATATGGACCACGAAAGTCTGATGGCTTCCCTGCTTCACGATGTCATTGAAGATACCAGCGCCACCAAAGGGCAGATCAGTCGCCGTTTTGGCAAAACCGTCGCTGAGTTGGTAGACGGTGTCAGCAAACTCACCGAAATTGAATTCTCTTCCAAAGCCGAACAGCAGGCGGAAAACTTTCAAAAGATGACCCTGGCCATGGCCAAGGATATTCGTGTGGTGTTGGTGAAGCTGGCAGACCGCCTGCACAACATGCGCACTCTGGATGTGCTAAACCCAAAAAAGAAGCGCCGCATTGCCCGGGAAACCCTGGAAATATATGCACCCATCGCACAGCGCCTGGGTATGAACGATATCCGGGTGGAATTCGAAGAACTCGGTTTCAATGCTCTGCATCCGCTGCGCAGCAAACGCATGCGCGAAGCTCGCAAAGCCGCCCGTGGCAACCGCACCGAACTGTTGACCGAAATCCAACAAACCATTGAACTGGAATTGGAACGTGAAAACATCGACTGCGAAGTCAGTGGCCGGGAGAAGCACCTGTGGAGCATCTACCAGAAAATGGTGCAGAAAAAGAAATCGTTCAAAGAGATTATGGACGTATTCGCCTTCCGCATCGTGGTCGACAGCGTAGATAATTGCTACCGCACTTTAGGTTTGATTCATAACTTGTTCAAGCCGGTACCCGGAGAATTCAAAGACTATGTGGCGATTCCCAAAGCCAATGGCTATCAATCTCTACACACGGTACTGATAGGCAGGCACGGAGTGCCCATTGAAGTACAGATTCGCACCCGCGACATGGATACCATGGCCAACTACGGCATTGCTGCTCACTGGCTGTATAAATCGAACGATGATGAAACCCCACTCAGCAACCATTCACGAGCCAGCCGCTGGGTGCAAGGGCTGCTGGAGTTGCAGCAAACCGCTGGCAACCCGATGGAATTTATCGAACACGTTAAGACTGACCTGTTCCCGGACGAAATTTACGTATTTACCCCCAAAGGCAAAATTATCGAGCTGCCCAGTGGCGCTACACCCGTAGACTTTGCCTACGCTGTACACACCGATGTGGGTAACCGTTGCATTGCCTGCGAAGTAGACGGCCATCTGTCGTCTCTTTCCCACCCTTTGAACAGTGGCCAAAAAGTGCGGGTGATCACTGCCAAGTCCGCACAACCCAACCCCACTTGGCTCAACTTTGTGGTTACCGCCAAAGCCCGCAGTGCGGTACGCCACTTTCTCAAGAAACAAGAGCACCAGGAGTCCGTCACCCTGGGCAAAAAACTGCTGGATCGGGCCCTGGAAAACTTTGGCAGCAGCTACCCGGAAATCCGAAAATCCTGGGTAAAGCGCCTATTGAAAACCACAGAAGCACCGTCATTCGAATTCATATTGCAACAGATCGGCCTTGGGGAACGCATGGCGTTTGCGGTCGCCAATTTGATGTTGCCACCCTCAAAGCGCAAACCGGAATTAGCCAACTCCGGAGCCCCGATTCTGCTGGATACCAGCGAGGCCATGCTGATTAGTTACGCTCGCTGCTGCCGCCCGATCCCTGGCGACCCTATCGTTGGTCACCTCAGCTCTGGGCGTGGCATGGTGATTCACCGGGAGTCCTGCCGTAACTTAGCCGGCATTCGTGGCAACCCGGAACAGAGCATGCCGGTGAGTTGGTCGAAGGATGTACAAGGGGAATTCCCGGTAGAGTGCCATGTTGAAGTCACCACCGAACGGGGCATTGTTGCCACCCTGGCAGCTCGCATTACAGAACAAGACGCCACCATCGACCAAATTACTATCCATGAACAAAGTGTTCAGGTCAGCACTGTTAAACTGGTCCTAGGGGTCCGCGGCCGCTTGCACCTGGCCAATATTTTACGCCGTATCCGCAGCCTACACGCTGTGCGGCGCGTCACCAGAATGAAAAATTAA
- a CDS encoding RidA family protein, which produces MPNRAIIHTDNAPAAIGTYSQAVKVNNTVYLSGQIPLVPETMEMVDGGFDAQVEQVFKNLAAVCEASGGSLQSLVKLNIFLTDLSHFAAVNEAMGRHIQEPYPARAAIGVKELPKGALVEMDGILVV; this is translated from the coding sequence ATGCCCAACAGAGCCATCATCCACACCGACAATGCCCCGGCAGCTATTGGCACCTACTCGCAAGCGGTTAAAGTGAACAACACCGTATACCTGTCCGGGCAGATTCCGCTGGTACCCGAAACCATGGAAATGGTAGACGGGGGTTTTGACGCCCAAGTCGAGCAGGTGTTTAAAAACCTGGCAGCAGTGTGTGAAGCCTCTGGTGGTAGTCTGCAATCTCTGGTGAAACTGAATATCTTCCTCACCGACCTCAGCCACTTTGCGGCTGTGAACGAAGCCATGGGCCGCCATATCCAAGAACCCTACCCTGCACGGGCTGCAATTGGCGTCAAGGAACTGCCCAAGGGGGCGCTGGTGGAAATGGACGGAATTTTGGTGGTTTAA
- a CDS encoding DUF4136 domain-containing protein encodes MTVFSRLFCALTLLLLTACGQTPVNQVQGSLERLSGFDSYRWGWPPLASTGRHDADLLLQDRILREAVAWQMSSLNIQRQPYDQSAQLTLDYKILFSPEQYADLVQPEGGWVWKRDSEGKLQRNRVDPDAKVTLDRATLQLSVYNSDKSQVLWEAETSELVGHDHPPQEMVKAIEKMVARLFKQR; translated from the coding sequence ATGACCGTATTTTCCCGATTGTTTTGTGCTCTGACACTTTTGCTCCTGACCGCCTGTGGCCAGACGCCAGTCAATCAAGTGCAAGGCTCTCTTGAGCGCCTATCTGGCTTTGACAGTTACCGCTGGGGGTGGCCACCTCTGGCGAGTACCGGGCGCCATGATGCGGATTTGTTGTTGCAAGATCGTATCTTGCGAGAAGCCGTTGCCTGGCAGATGAGCAGCCTGAATATCCAGCGTCAGCCCTACGATCAGTCAGCTCAGTTAACTCTGGACTACAAAATTTTGTTCAGTCCAGAGCAGTACGCAGACCTTGTTCAACCTGAGGGCGGTTGGGTATGGAAGCGTGACAGTGAGGGCAAGTTGCAACGCAATCGAGTAGACCCCGACGCCAAGGTGACCCTGGACAGAGCTACCTTGCAGTTAAGTGTTTATAACAGCGATAAAAGCCAGGTGCTGTGGGAGGCGGAAACCAGTGAGTTGGTAGGCCATGACCACCCACCCCAGGAGATGGTCAAAGCCATTGAAAAAATGGTGGCGCGTTTATTCAAACAGCGTTAA